One genomic region from Tachysurus fulvidraco isolate hzauxx_2018 chromosome 14, HZAU_PFXX_2.0, whole genome shotgun sequence encodes:
- the si:dkey-70p6.1 gene encoding atrophin-1 isoform X2, translating into MASMQDGVNFTAPPYGKVLLLGAIAAASAFVVTILIVVLCVGCHRKGKSHNGTGEERKHRLMDMNILRQSKLRCIKSSKKNRPASMDLLLLPSRRSNSDLRTSQGRQVPQVPSGEDREHTYAEVGRRSSPTRCPEAALRGRAGETDTPAPPAVPANTPAPPDPDGDSLDGAIPEPETLPQIMNPPPQPPETAEYACIRKVRKVDKAAQKRDNGTETEDGLGQVQRHSSGEFRHAPPSHPAPPPPHPHSQKLPRKNVEAFNLPFFPKEAVFIGNGEEYIWKPPEDDDIMFQPKHIGPLSPHMGENMAAGISDMYSKVCKPGKKKRGMPGSPTGPRDIGGYRTLARGERDGGFNVVVKPQTWAPQEAKGSRMPPGSVEEHCYEAIGAEESDMSYEAAEVGGGGGGGGWKRDRPPPNASATLRPKKRKPQQPQHQPPPPPPPPQHTPKMQHLPAKALLLPGENLYESIPDLKQGSTTSSTTTIFTFNDGMEMYVTGL; encoded by the exons ATGGCCTCGATGCAGGACGGGGTGAACTTCACTGCTCCCCCCTACGGCAAAGTGTTGCTGCTCGGGGCCATTGCTGCTGCCTCGGCCTTCGTCGTTACCATCTTGATTGTCGTGCTATGTGTGGGCTGCCACAG GAAGGGGAAGAGTCACAATGGTACTGGTGAAGAGAGAAAGCACAGACTCATGGACATG AACATATTGCGGCAGTCAAAGCTGCGCTGCATCA AATCCTCCAAGAAGAACCGTCCAGCCAGCATGGACCTTCTCCTTCTGCCAAGCCGTCGATCCAACTCAGACTTGCGAACCTCACAAGGCCGTCAGGTGCCTCAGGTGCCCTCAGGAGAAGATAGAGAACACACATACGCTGAGGTGGGGCGCCGTTCGTCACCTACTCGTTGTCCTGAGGCAGCACTCAGGGGGCGGGCTGGAGAGACAGACACCCCCGCTCCCCCTGCTGTTCCCGCCAACACCCCAGCCCCACCTGATCCAGATGGAGACAGCCTGGATGGTGCTATTCCTGAGCCTGAGACCCTCCCTCAAATAATGAACCCACCCCCACAGCCTCCAGAAACAGCTGAGTATGCATGTATCAGAAAAGTTCGCAAGGTTGACAAAGCTGCCCAGAAGAGAGATAATGGCACTGAGACGGAGGATGGGCTCGGGCAGGTGCAGCGGCACAGTAGTGGAGAGTTTCGGCACGCTCCACCCAGTCATCCAGCTCCAcccccaccacacccacacagtcAGAAGTTGCCACGCAAGAATGTGGAGGCTTTCaatcttcctttctttccaaaG GAGGCAGTGTTTATTGGAAATGGAGAGGAGTATATATGGAAGCCTCCCGAAGATGATGACATCATGTTCCAGCCCAAGCATATAGGCCCTCTGAGCCCTCACATGGGAGAAAATATGGCAGCTGGG ATCTCAGATATGTACTCTAAAGTCTGCAAACCAGGCAAGAAGAAAAGAGGCATGCCTGGCTCACCTACAGGTCCTAGGGATATTGGTGGCTATCGGACCTTGGCCCGAGGTGAACGTGATGGTGGCTTTAATGTGGTGGTGAAGCCACAGACATGGGCACCACAGGAGGCAAAAGGCTCAAGGATGCCCCCTGGCTCAGTGGAAGAGCACTGTTATGAAGCCATTGGTGCGGAGGAGAGCGATATGTCTTATGAAGCTGCAGAGGTTGGTGGAGGcggaggaggtggaggatggAAACGAGACAGGCCTCCCCCCAATGCCAGTGCCACCCTCCGGCCCAAGAAGAGAAAGCCACAGCAGCCACAGCACCAGCCGCCTCCGCCACCTCCCCCTCCCCAACATACGCCCAAGATGCAGCACTTGCCAGCCAAAGCACTTTTGCTGCCAGGCGAGAATCTCTACGAGAGCATCCCTGACCTGAAGCAGGGCTCAACCACATCCAGTACCACCACCATCTTCACATTTAATGATGGAATGGAAATGTATGTCACTGGCCTGTAA
- the si:dkey-70p6.1 gene encoding atrophin-1 isoform X1 codes for MASMQDGVNFTAPPYGKVLLLGAIAAASAFVVTILIVVLCVGCHRKGKSHNGTGEERKHRLMDMNILRQSKLRCISKSDTKLHEMNRLNCNGKKSSKKNRPASMDLLLLPSRRSNSDLRTSQGRQVPQVPSGEDREHTYAEVGRRSSPTRCPEAALRGRAGETDTPAPPAVPANTPAPPDPDGDSLDGAIPEPETLPQIMNPPPQPPETAEYACIRKVRKVDKAAQKRDNGTETEDGLGQVQRHSSGEFRHAPPSHPAPPPPHPHSQKLPRKNVEAFNLPFFPKEAVFIGNGEEYIWKPPEDDDIMFQPKHIGPLSPHMGENMAAGISDMYSKVCKPGKKKRGMPGSPTGPRDIGGYRTLARGERDGGFNVVVKPQTWAPQEAKGSRMPPGSVEEHCYEAIGAEESDMSYEAAEVGGGGGGGGWKRDRPPPNASATLRPKKRKPQQPQHQPPPPPPPPQHTPKMQHLPAKALLLPGENLYESIPDLKQGSTTSSTTTIFTFNDGMEMYVTGL; via the exons ATGGCCTCGATGCAGGACGGGGTGAACTTCACTGCTCCCCCCTACGGCAAAGTGTTGCTGCTCGGGGCCATTGCTGCTGCCTCGGCCTTCGTCGTTACCATCTTGATTGTCGTGCTATGTGTGGGCTGCCACAG GAAGGGGAAGAGTCACAATGGTACTGGTGAAGAGAGAAAGCACAGACTCATGGACATG AACATATTGCGGCAGTCAAAGCTGCGCTGCATCAGTAAGTCAGACACCAAGCTCCATGAGATGAACAGACTCAACTGCAATGGCAAAA AATCCTCCAAGAAGAACCGTCCAGCCAGCATGGACCTTCTCCTTCTGCCAAGCCGTCGATCCAACTCAGACTTGCGAACCTCACAAGGCCGTCAGGTGCCTCAGGTGCCCTCAGGAGAAGATAGAGAACACACATACGCTGAGGTGGGGCGCCGTTCGTCACCTACTCGTTGTCCTGAGGCAGCACTCAGGGGGCGGGCTGGAGAGACAGACACCCCCGCTCCCCCTGCTGTTCCCGCCAACACCCCAGCCCCACCTGATCCAGATGGAGACAGCCTGGATGGTGCTATTCCTGAGCCTGAGACCCTCCCTCAAATAATGAACCCACCCCCACAGCCTCCAGAAACAGCTGAGTATGCATGTATCAGAAAAGTTCGCAAGGTTGACAAAGCTGCCCAGAAGAGAGATAATGGCACTGAGACGGAGGATGGGCTCGGGCAGGTGCAGCGGCACAGTAGTGGAGAGTTTCGGCACGCTCCACCCAGTCATCCAGCTCCAcccccaccacacccacacagtcAGAAGTTGCCACGCAAGAATGTGGAGGCTTTCaatcttcctttctttccaaaG GAGGCAGTGTTTATTGGAAATGGAGAGGAGTATATATGGAAGCCTCCCGAAGATGATGACATCATGTTCCAGCCCAAGCATATAGGCCCTCTGAGCCCTCACATGGGAGAAAATATGGCAGCTGGG ATCTCAGATATGTACTCTAAAGTCTGCAAACCAGGCAAGAAGAAAAGAGGCATGCCTGGCTCACCTACAGGTCCTAGGGATATTGGTGGCTATCGGACCTTGGCCCGAGGTGAACGTGATGGTGGCTTTAATGTGGTGGTGAAGCCACAGACATGGGCACCACAGGAGGCAAAAGGCTCAAGGATGCCCCCTGGCTCAGTGGAAGAGCACTGTTATGAAGCCATTGGTGCGGAGGAGAGCGATATGTCTTATGAAGCTGCAGAGGTTGGTGGAGGcggaggaggtggaggatggAAACGAGACAGGCCTCCCCCCAATGCCAGTGCCACCCTCCGGCCCAAGAAGAGAAAGCCACAGCAGCCACAGCACCAGCCGCCTCCGCCACCTCCCCCTCCCCAACATACGCCCAAGATGCAGCACTTGCCAGCCAAAGCACTTTTGCTGCCAGGCGAGAATCTCTACGAGAGCATCCCTGACCTGAAGCAGGGCTCAACCACATCCAGTACCACCACCATCTTCACATTTAATGATGGAATGGAAATGTATGTCACTGGCCTGTAA